GTATCAACGATAATATTACGCTGACCGAGCAAATACAGGATATTGACCTGGATGCGCTGGAGCGTGACAATATGAAGGGAGTTGCTGAATTCGATTATAATCAACGCATCGAGTTTGCTACGCTCCAGTCGCAAATTCAATTGGCCGATTTGGACCTGCAAAGTATTTCGAAGCTATACTATCCCCGGTTGACGGCGTTTATCAACTATGGCTATAATACAGGTCGTAATAACTTTGGTGATTTGTTTGTGTCGCCCTGGTTTAATTCATCAATAGTAGGTATCAACTTATCGGTTCCTGTGTTCGATGGATTTCAGAAGAAGTACCAAGCGCAACAGAAGCGATTTACACTACAGAAAACGCAGAATAGCGCTCAGTTACTTAAAAATACAATTGATCTGCAAATTCGTCAGTCAAGCATAACGCTTGGTAACAGCCTGCAAACCTTACGCACGCAAAAACGCAATGTTGACTTAGCGCAGGAGGTTGCTCGTGTGGCCAAGATCAAGTATCAGGAAGGCGTCGGGTCGAATATTGAAGTGCTGGATGCGGAGAACTCATACCGTCAGGCGCAAACGAACTACTTCGCTTCACTGTACAACTTCCTGCAAACCAAAGTCGATGCCGACAAAGCCAGTGGTAAACTCTACACTGGAAACTAATGGGGAATCAGGCCCCGAATTTGAAATAAGATGTTAAAACGTTACTAGTCAAAATGAAACCATACTACATCATTGCCCTCGTGAGCCTTCTTGCCGCCTGCTCACAGGAAAAAAAATCAGACCTGCAAAGCAAACACGCGGAACTGGATGAACTGAAGTCGCAACAGACCGAACTAACAACCAAGATAAAATCGCTGGAGGCTGAACTGGCTAAGCTGGAGCCGAAAAAAGCAGAAGAAGGGCGGGTAAAAGAAGTAGCTGTCTCGCCAATAGCTGCCAGCACGTTCCGTCACTTTGTGGAATTGCAGGGTACAATCGACGCCAAGAATAATGTACAGGTGTCGCCAAAATCGGGCGGTGTCGTTACGGCGGTTTATGTGAAAGAAGGCGATTATGTAAAAGCCGGACAGGCCATTGCGAAAGTCGACGATCAGCTTTTGCGGGAGTCGATTGCGGAACTGAAAACCCAACTGACGCTGGCAAATACCATGTACGAAAAGCAGGCTAACCTCTGGAAACAGCAGATTGGCACTGAGATGCAATACTTACAGGCCAAAACCAATAAGGAGTCACTCGAACGCCGTTTGTCTACGCTGAACGCTCAATTGAGCCAGTCGACGGTTACGTCTCCGATTTCGGGAGTTGTCGATCAGGTGGCCGTTAAGATTGGGCAGTCGGCCATGCCGGGTGTTGGGCTGGTTCGGGTAGTCAACCTGTCACAGTTGAAAGCGGTGGCAAAAGTGTCGGATACCTACTCGGGAAGTGTGCGTAAAGGCGATCCCGTTCAGATTGATTTTCCAGATCTGGACAAAAAGCTGAACTCGACCATCTCGTTTGTAGCGACAACGGTTGATCCGGCAACGCGGACCTTTACCATCGAGGCTCCCCTACCCTCCGACAACGCCTTGAAACCCAATATGCTGGCCCGTATCAAAATCAATGATAAAACGCAGGCAAAAGCAATTGTGATTAACCAAAATCTGATTCAGGATACGGAAAAAGGTCAACTGGTTTATGTAGCAGTCAATGAGGGCGGTAAAAAAGTGGCGAAAGCAAAAACGGTGAGAACAGGCCAGTCGTACGGTGGTCAGATTGAGGTGACGCAAGGGTTACAGGCGGGCGATCAGATCGTTACGGCTGGTTATCAGGATTTGGTTGATGGACAACAAATCAGTTTTTAGTCATTAATCGACATTCGTTGTCATAGATTGTCATGTATCGATAACGAGCTAGCGACGATTGAATGCCAACAAATGCCAATCAATGACCATTAATGACCACGATTTATGAAATTTGAACAATATAAAACCCTCGGATTTACCAACTGGTGCGTTGAGAACCGGACGGCTATTTACATCTTCACCTTCCTCATTACGCTGGGTGGGTTGTTTGTGTACAATAATATGCCGAAGGAGCAATTCCCGGATATCAAAGTTCCCCAGGTCTACATCAATACTGTATATGTAGGGACGGCTCCAGCCGATATTGAAAATACGATTAACAAACAGATTGAGAAGCAGTTAAAGTCCATTTCGGGTGTAAAGCGAATTAAATCGAATGCCTTGCAGGACGTGTCGGTTATTCTGGTTGAATTTAACCCGGATGTCGAGTCGTCGGTTGCGTTGCAACGGGTTCGGGATGCTATCGACAAAGCAAAACCTGATTTGCCAAAAGAACTGGATTCGGGACCGACAGCGCAGGACGTCGATTTTTCGGAAATGCCGATCATGAACCTCAACATGGCCGGTAACTTCTCGCTGAAACAACTGAAAGAGTACGCTGAAGACTTGCAGGATGTAATTGAAGGAATGCCCGAAATCCGTCGGGTGGACATCGTCGGAGCGCTGACCCGTGAAATTCAGATCAATGTGGATTTGCCTCGGATGCAGTCGGCAGGTCTGGCGTTTACCGATATTCAGCAGGCTATTCAGGGCGAAAATATCAACGTATCGGGTGGTGAACTCAATGTAGACGGTGTTCGCAGAACGGTACGGGTGAAAGGTGAATTTACGGATGTCGCTCAGATTCAGAACCTCCAGATTCGAACGGCCACTGGCGCTACGGTTCGGCTCGGCGATATTGCCGAAGTGCGGGACAATTTTGAAGAACAACAGGATTTTGCCCGGTTAGATAACAAGTCGGTTGTTACGTTGAAC
This window of the Spirosoma aerolatum genome carries:
- a CDS encoding efflux RND transporter periplasmic adaptor subunit, whose product is MKPYYIIALVSLLAACSQEKKSDLQSKHAELDELKSQQTELTTKIKSLEAELAKLEPKKAEEGRVKEVAVSPIAASTFRHFVELQGTIDAKNNVQVSPKSGGVVTAVYVKEGDYVKAGQAIAKVDDQLLRESIAELKTQLTLANTMYEKQANLWKQQIGTEMQYLQAKTNKESLERRLSTLNAQLSQSTVTSPISGVVDQVAVKIGQSAMPGVGLVRVVNLSQLKAVAKVSDTYSGSVRKGDPVQIDFPDLDKKLNSTISFVATTVDPATRTFTIEAPLPSDNALKPNMLARIKINDKTQAKAIVINQNLIQDTEKGQLVYVAVNEGGKKVAKAKTVRTGQSYGGQIEVTQGLQAGDQIVTAGYQDLVDGQQISF